The Streptomyces sp. NBC_00454 DNA segment CGGTGCCGCCGATGCGCAGGTCCTGCGTGCTGTAGCGGAAGGTGGCCACGCTCACCGGGGAGTCGAAGCGGAGCAGTTCGTCCAGGGCGCCGGGGATGAGGGAGGGGTCGCGGCGCAGGCGGTCGAAGGACTCGGGGTGGCGGAGCAGGGCCAGGACGGCGTTGCCGATGAAGTGGGTGGTGGTCTCGTGCCCGGCGACCAGGAGGAGGGCGGCCAGGGAGATGGTCTCGTCGCGGGTGAGGCCGTCTTCGTCGCAGTCGTGGAGGAGGGTGTGGAGCGGGCCGTTGGTGGGGGTCGTGCGGGCCGTGTCGATCAGGTGGGTGAGGTAGTCGCCGATGTGGTGTGACGCGGCATCGACGCGGGTGGTGTCGGTCGCGTCGAACAGGTCGTGGGAGTGGGCGGCGAGGGTGGCGCGGTCGGGTGCAGGGACGCCGAGCAGTTCGCAGACGACGGTGACCGGCAGGGGGACCGCAAGGTCCGCCACCAGGTCGATGTCCGTGCCGGGTCGCCACGTGGACGTGAGGTCGTCCACGACCTGAGTGATGAACGGGCGGAGTTCGCGGACGCGGGCTGTTGTGAACAGCCTTGTTGCCAACCGGCGTTGGCGGGTGTGCTCGGGTGGGTCGCTCGCCAGCATGTTGCGGGAGATCGCCGGGTGCAGGTCGCGGTTCGAGGGCCGGTCGGCGAAGAAGCGGGCCGTGTCCTTGGACAGGCGGGGGTCGGTGAACGCCTCGCGGGCCTCGGAGTGGCCGGTGACCAGGTACGCGTGGTGTCCGCCGGAGCCGGTGGGGACGCGCTGGACCGGGCAGCCTTCGCGCAGCCGGTCGTACGTGGGGTAGGGGTCGGCGAAGAAGCGCGGGTCGCGCAGGGGGTCCTGCCGCGGGGCGGTCATGAGGCCGCGCCCGCGTGCTCGGGGGCCGGCTGGAGTGCGTAGGCCGCGGCAACCAGCAGCAGCCAGGCCGTCTCCGCCGGGAGGTCGCCCTTGCGGGAGCGGGTGCCGGCGGCGGGCGGGGCCTCGTCGCCGTCGACGGGGAGTCCGGCGCGCTTCGCGCTGACGGCCGCGGCGATGACGGCCGCCTCCACCTCGGCTTCGCCGGCGGGGGTGTCGGCCGTGCCCCGGCGGGCGACTTCGGCGGCCGCGGCGTCGCGTACCGATGTCTGACGGTACCGGCGCAGGGCCAGCACGCAGTCGTTGATCTCGATGACCCGGCGGTGCAGGTGGAAGTCGAGGTCGTGGGTGTCGGCTCCGGTGCTGTCCGGGTCGAGCACGACCTCGGGGACCGCGGAGGTGACCTCGCGCCACAGGGGTTCCAGCGCGGTGAACGAGTTCCGTTCCCAGCGGCGGCGGCGCAGTTGGCTGAGCGGCCACAGCAGGGCGGGGAGGGTGAGTCCGACGGTGATGAGGAGGACGGCGACGGCCGGTGCGGTCACGCTGAAGGTGCAGCGGAAGGGGGTCAGCGGGCTCGAGCACCGGGCGTTGTCGGGCACGAGCCCGAGGCCGAGGCCGATGGAGACCAGGGCGAAGAGCTTGTACGCGGCGTAGACGAGGGCGAAGCCGCAGCCGATCGAGGTCGTGCGCAGGCCCCAGCACTGACTGCGGCGGGTCGAGCGCTTGGACTGGGCCCAGGTCTGCAGCAGGAAGTCCTTGGCCGTGTATCCCAGGTAGGAGATGTAGATGAGCACGTAGCACGCGTACAACACCGGGTTGCGTCCGGTGAGTTGTTCGGCGGTGAAGAAGGCGGTC contains these protein-coding regions:
- a CDS encoding cytochrome P450, which translates into the protein MTAPRQDPLRDPRFFADPYPTYDRLREGCPVQRVPTGSGGHHAYLVTGHSEAREAFTDPRLSKDTARFFADRPSNRDLHPAISRNMLASDPPEHTRQRRLATRLFTTARVRELRPFITQVVDDLTSTWRPGTDIDLVADLAVPLPVTVVCELLGVPAPDRATLAAHSHDLFDATDTTRVDAASHHIGDYLTHLIDTARTTPTNGPLHTLLHDCDEDGLTRDETISLAALLLVAGHETTTHFIGNAVLALLRHPESFDRLRRDPSLIPGALDELLRFDSPVSVATFRYSTQDLRIGGTDIPAGHPVLISPGAANRDPAAFPDPNALNLDREATAHLSFGHGIHRCPGAPLARAEAEITLRTLLTRYPNTRLTTPANSLTWRQTRLTRGLSTLPLTLA
- a CDS encoding MAB_1171c family putative transporter, with the protein product MINILFTGMAVVLLCFAAYWVRGRGGHRPTGSWAMAALLTSFALAFASYAPAVEHAVESVVPHVARLLSNAFTLTAATSVLAFLFQLNLDRERARRQIRLRVIALAISVAGMTAFFTAEQLTGRNPVLYACYVLIYISYLGYTAKDFLLQTWAQSKRSTRRSQCWGLRTTSIGCGFALVYAAYKLFALVSIGLGLGLVPDNARCSSPLTPFRCTFSVTAPAVAVLLITVGLTLPALLWPLSQLRRRRWERNSFTALEPLWREVTSAVPEVVLDPDSTGADTHDLDFHLHRRVIEINDCVLALRRYRQTSVRDAAAAEVARRGTADTPAGEAEVEAAVIAAAVSAKRAGLPVDGDEAPPAAGTRSRKGDLPAETAWLLLVAAAYALQPAPEHAGAAS